In Pseudoduganella albidiflava, a single window of DNA contains:
- a CDS encoding class I SAM-dependent methyltransferase: MPDTSVEPIDVFNHNRAAWDRQAAQQCEWSLPVSAEEVAAARNGDWQVRLTPGALPADWLDSVRGLRILCLASGGGQQAPILAAAGAKVTVFDASELQLRQDSMVARRDGLELNVIQGDMRDLSALADASFDLVFHPISNLYVPDIRPVWRECFRVLRSGGTLLSSFYNPVVFVGDRDPSYAEQGLIRPCFSVPYSDLEHLDAQALAGKRQRGEALVFGHGLDAQIGGQLEAGFVLTGFYEDRQPRPRFLIDRYLPTFLATRARKPQ, translated from the coding sequence ATGCCAGATACCTCCGTAGAACCTATCGACGTCTTCAATCACAATCGCGCCGCCTGGGATCGCCAGGCAGCGCAGCAATGCGAATGGTCGCTACCGGTCAGCGCGGAAGAAGTGGCCGCCGCCCGCAACGGCGACTGGCAGGTCAGGCTGACGCCGGGCGCCTTGCCGGCAGACTGGCTCGACAGCGTACGCGGACTGCGTATTCTTTGCCTGGCATCCGGCGGCGGCCAGCAGGCTCCCATTCTGGCGGCAGCGGGCGCAAAGGTGACGGTCTTCGACGCCTCGGAACTGCAGCTGCGCCAAGACAGCATGGTGGCGCGGCGCGACGGCCTGGAACTGAACGTGATCCAGGGCGACATGCGCGACCTGTCGGCCCTTGCGGACGCCTCCTTCGACCTTGTCTTCCATCCGATTTCCAACCTGTATGTACCCGATATCCGGCCGGTCTGGCGGGAATGCTTCCGCGTACTGCGCAGCGGTGGCACGCTGCTGAGCAGCTTCTACAATCCGGTGGTCTTCGTGGGCGACCGCGATCCATCCTATGCGGAACAGGGACTGATCAGGCCATGCTTTTCCGTGCCCTACTCCGACCTTGAGCATCTGGACGCACAGGCGCTGGCCGGCAAGCGGCAGCGCGGCGAGGCGCTGGTGTTCGGACACGGCCTGGATGCGCAAATTGGCGGCCAACTGGAAGCAGGCTTCGTGTTGACAGGTTTTTACGAAGACAGGCAGCCGCGCCCGCGCTTCCTGATCGACCGCTATCTGCCGACCTTCCTTGCCACCCGTGCCAGGAAGCCCCAATGA
- a CDS encoding ABC transporter ATP-binding protein, translating to MNTSVVAMEGVARSFGGRGVLAGIDWHIGSGAVIGLLGRNGAGKSTLIECLLGLREVDSGAITLFGEPAGNLSPATRARIGYVPQKSELFDWLTPDQLLAYFRTLYPRWNDYKVENLLARWGFDPATRRQRIASLSGGQQQRLSIIRALAPDPDLLVLDEPVASLDPVGRRDFLRELVDDVIERGTTVLFSTHILSDLERIAVDVAFLKDGRIALQAPLDDLLEGTRRVSGDPKALATLRLDQELGRVRHGNGAFSIVARLSAQESIRLLASPGVRLEPVSLEDLFEEVTR from the coding sequence ATGAACACATCCGTGGTTGCAATGGAAGGCGTGGCGCGCTCGTTCGGCGGCCGCGGGGTACTGGCCGGGATCGACTGGCACATCGGCAGCGGCGCGGTGATCGGCCTGCTGGGCCGCAACGGCGCCGGCAAGTCGACGCTGATCGAATGCCTGCTGGGCCTGCGCGAGGTGGACAGCGGCGCCATCACGCTGTTCGGCGAGCCGGCCGGCAACCTGTCGCCGGCGACCCGCGCCCGCATCGGCTACGTGCCGCAGAAGTCCGAGCTGTTCGACTGGCTCACGCCGGACCAGCTGCTGGCGTATTTCCGAACCCTGTACCCGCGCTGGAACGACTACAAGGTGGAGAACCTGCTGGCGCGCTGGGGCTTCGATCCGGCCACGCGCCGGCAGCGCATCGCCAGCCTGTCCGGCGGCCAGCAGCAGCGGCTGTCGATCATCCGCGCGCTGGCGCCCGACCCGGACCTCCTGGTGCTGGACGAACCCGTCGCCAGCCTCGATCCGGTGGGCCGCCGCGACTTCCTGCGCGAACTGGTCGACGACGTGATCGAGCGCGGCACCACGGTGCTGTTCTCGACGCACATCCTGTCCGACCTGGAACGCATCGCGGTCGATGTCGCCTTCCTGAAGGATGGCCGCATCGCGCTGCAGGCGCCGCTCGACGACCTGCTGGAAGGCACCCGCCGCGTCAGCGGCGATCCGAAAGCGCTGGCCACGCTGCGCCTGGACCAGGAGCTGGGCCGCGTGCGCCACGGTAACGGCGCATTCAGCATCGTGGCGCGGCTGTCCGCCCAGGAGTCGATCCGCCTGCTGGCATCGCCCGGCGTGCGCCTCGAGCCGGTCTCGCTGGAAGACCTGTTCGAAGAGGTAACGCGATGA
- a CDS encoding cupin domain-containing protein, with the protein MRRQAAAAMAAVSLALLALPCTSSLAQPTGIKRTVITRGDISVPNREAVVAHVELAPGATAGRHTHPGDEITYFLDGEGELLIDGAPPRRVKAGEAIIIPAGVVHDARNPGSTTTKLVGVYVIEKGQPLATPAK; encoded by the coding sequence ATGAGACGCCAAGCCGCGGCCGCGATGGCCGCTGTGTCACTAGCACTGCTAGCCCTGCCCTGCACCAGTTCCCTGGCCCAGCCCACCGGCATCAAGCGCACCGTCATCACCCGCGGTGACATCTCCGTGCCCAACCGCGAAGCGGTCGTCGCCCACGTCGAACTGGCACCCGGCGCCACCGCGGGCCGCCACACGCACCCGGGCGACGAAATCACCTATTTTCTCGATGGCGAAGGCGAACTGCTGATCGACGGTGCGCCACCGCGGCGCGTGAAAGCCGGCGAAGCGATCATCATCCCCGCCGGCGTGGTGCACGACGCGCGCAATCCGGGCAGCACGACGACGAAACTGGTCGGCGTGTACGTGATCGAGAAGGGCCAGCCGCTGGCCACGCCCGCGAAGTAG
- a CDS encoding GntR family transcriptional regulator: MTEHTAQLFAITTGSAEPIYRQLIEQVRRLAAAGVLAPGDTLPSVREVAGTLAVNPMTVSKAYNLLEMEGALERIRGQGMQVAQRKPGGHKEREALLRPSLERAAREARQLELDDHTILELFKQVLKEEK; the protein is encoded by the coding sequence ATGACCGAACATACCGCCCAGCTGTTTGCCATCACCACCGGCTCGGCCGAGCCCATCTATCGCCAGTTGATCGAGCAGGTCAGGCGGCTCGCCGCCGCCGGCGTGCTGGCGCCGGGCGACACGCTGCCCTCCGTGCGCGAGGTGGCCGGTACCCTGGCCGTCAATCCGATGACGGTCTCGAAGGCCTACAACCTGCTCGAGATGGAAGGCGCGCTGGAGCGCATCCGCGGGCAGGGCATGCAGGTCGCGCAGCGCAAGCCGGGTGGGCACAAGGAGCGCGAAGCCTTGCTGCGCCCGTCGCTGGAGCGCGCGGCCCGCGAGGCCCGCCAGCTGGAGCTGGACGATCACACGATTCTCGAACTGTTCAAACAAGTCCTGAAGGAAGAAAAATGA
- a CDS encoding peptide chain release factor 3 gives MSEESQVTTPAIEASSEQEAGASAKPAALIAREVQRRRTFGIISHPDAGKTTLTEKLLLFSGAIQMAGTVKARKSARHATSDWMEIEKQRGISVASSVMQFEFRDHIINLLDTPGHQDFSEDTYRVLTAVDSALMVIDAAKGVEAQTIKLLDVCRMRNTPIVTFMNKMDRETRDPLELLDELESVLKIQCAPVTWPIGMGKNFRGVYHLLRDEVLLFRAGSESANQTVEVIKGIDNPKLQEMFPLEMDQLRMEVELVHGASHPFDLEQFLAGIQTPVFFGSAINNFGVREILSALVDWAPPPRERDATVRSVEPTEQPFSGFVFKIQANMDPAHRDRIAFLRVCSGRFERGMKVKHLRLGREVKVSSVVTFMASSREQVEEAYAGDIIGLPNHGNMQIGDSFSEGEMLQFTGIPYFAPDFFRQVRIRNPLKIKQLHKGLQQLGEEGAVQVFKPVQGGELVLGAVGVLQFEVVASRLMNEYGVDAVFEGTSISSARWVSSDDKKALADFEAALGHNVAYDAAGNLAYLATSGVNLRLTQERWPKLTFHATREHATKL, from the coding sequence ATGTCCGAAGAATCCCAAGTCACCACCCCAGCCATTGAGGCAAGCAGCGAGCAGGAAGCGGGCGCCAGCGCCAAGCCTGCCGCGCTGATCGCGCGCGAAGTCCAGCGCCGCCGCACGTTCGGCATCATTTCCCACCCCGACGCCGGCAAGACGACGCTGACCGAGAAGCTGCTGCTGTTCTCGGGCGCGATCCAGATGGCCGGTACCGTCAAGGCCCGCAAGAGCGCGCGCCACGCCACCTCCGACTGGATGGAGATCGAGAAGCAGCGCGGCATTTCCGTTGCCTCGTCGGTGATGCAGTTCGAGTTCCGCGACCACATCATCAACCTGCTCGACACGCCGGGCCACCAGGACTTCTCGGAAGACACCTACCGCGTGCTGACGGCAGTCGACTCGGCGCTGATGGTGATCGACGCGGCCAAGGGTGTCGAGGCGCAGACCATCAAGCTGCTCGACGTCTGCCGCATGCGCAACACGCCGATCGTCACGTTCATGAACAAGATGGACCGTGAAACGCGCGACCCGCTCGAACTCCTGGATGAACTGGAGTCGGTGCTGAAGATCCAGTGCGCGCCGGTGACGTGGCCGATCGGCATGGGCAAGAACTTCCGCGGCGTGTACCACCTGCTGCGCGACGAAGTGCTGCTGTTCCGCGCCGGTTCGGAAAGCGCCAACCAGACCGTGGAAGTCATCAAGGGCATCGACAATCCGAAGCTGCAGGAGATGTTCCCGCTGGAGATGGACCAGTTGCGCATGGAAGTGGAGCTGGTGCACGGCGCCTCGCACCCGTTCGACCTGGAGCAGTTCCTGGCCGGTATCCAGACTCCCGTGTTCTTCGGTTCGGCGATCAACAACTTCGGCGTGCGCGAGATCCTGTCGGCGCTGGTCGACTGGGCGCCGCCGCCGCGCGAGCGCGACGCCACCGTGCGTTCCGTCGAGCCCACCGAGCAGCCGTTCTCCGGCTTCGTGTTCAAGATCCAGGCCAATATGGACCCGGCGCACCGCGACCGTATCGCCTTCCTGCGCGTGTGCTCCGGCCGCTTCGAGCGGGGCATGAAGGTCAAGCACCTGCGCCTGGGGCGCGAAGTGAAGGTGTCGTCGGTGGTGACGTTCATGGCATCGTCGCGCGAACAGGTGGAAGAGGCCTACGCCGGCGACATCATCGGCTTGCCGAACCACGGCAACATGCAGATCGGCGACAGTTTCTCGGAAGGCGAGATGCTGCAGTTCACCGGTATTCCATACTTTGCGCCGGACTTCTTCCGCCAGGTGCGCATCCGCAACCCGCTGAAGATCAAGCAGCTGCACAAGGGCCTGCAGCAGCTGGGCGAAGAGGGCGCGGTGCAGGTCTTCAAGCCGGTGCAGGGCGGTGAGCTGGTGCTGGGCGCCGTCGGCGTGCTGCAGTTCGAAGTGGTCGCCAGCCGGCTGATGAACGAGTACGGCGTCGACGCCGTGTTCGAAGGCACCAGCATCAGCAGCGCGCGCTGGGTCTCGTCGGACGACAAGAAGGCGCTGGCCGACTTCGAGGCGGCCCTCGGCCACAACGTGGCGTACGACGCCGCCGGCAACCTGGCCTACCTCGCCACGTCGGGCGTCAACCTGCGCCTCACGCAGGAACGCTGGCCGAAGCTGACGTTCCACGCCACCCGCGAGCACGCCACGAAGCTCTGA
- a CDS encoding pilus assembly protein, translating into MMNPMTYFKGRLAARPPSQSRPAQLLPHLLKPLLLPVLAWLLACVSAPALAATTNIAQVPLLNIAGTGTVKPNLMLLFDNSGSMDQTYTPDYVNDNLCRSRLTLSAGITACTVGHPPFMSPDFNRQYYNPRIRYGAPIQWDGTYYPDMTAAQTASWTNVPSDGFGRSNTNLYGSSDSAINLISEFPDLKWCNSSDESDCRINTATYTYPDNAYYNPAAISGGPYYYNIAVSEYCRDERLTSCTSVAAGAAAPDGYPVPATVRWCSNRALTTCQAKRVGTYIYPKYSSPPTSSIAHGTITLGATLSSSPMQIASVTVINPASPDAPVTISNGAVSAPSGTNTAARQQALATQVAASIIARTGLGINSYWACVRTPTGSSTVPACSSLGIPLTSDNVVAVVPIVCAGGAKSLTNCSTIREDAFTNTRQGWGVEVDAPSVQTTPATTGQPPTALLRIGGRGTMRSTGSIASIRLGSTTITGTVSLRNMSPAQVALAIVQAINASSTRATHRAYLGGDATTGVCANEPATTVCVVNINATANGAALSGTVSGENNVTFSTVNATSIVEGIPVTTTALSSLPSAFSRVNIVPGRTYPKAASRSDCVAQTGVCTYDEEMTNFANWYAYYKNRLQMMKTSVGIAFAAINANYRVGFVRLSQAGAALSIDMKPADFTGTARSTWYSTLYNTTSSGSTPIRTAMDNVGRMFANLAPYDYDSGQEVVQFPCQQNFLILTTDGYWNGSSTANVVNNDNQENAGRFCTYGRGCVDTRAQSQPSISDVALHWYNGGSSTATVSLRPDLEPDMTKPGQVPAAEGENTHLHMNTYTLGLGMDGVMTYEPNYDSAPKAGGDFYNLITRVQTGCPWNNNGPYVWPNPDVTNTGNTVQERVDDLWHAAINGHGKYFSANEPREVVEGLSSALSNMQVTLGAASAAATSTPNISLQDNDIFSDTFTTVKWYGELSDRKIDPTTGVVSNTTVWTTTDTLGEKVAASSDTRSIYMAGSGALKAFRYDAMSPQEKAWFTGQCPNLPQCTLLSVADRNIVNSGDHMVNWLRGQQQHANDRIFRAYSMSSDTPSIPIVLGDIASSKPAYVRDPRKAYTGNGYPEFRDAQTAARPVATVFTAANDGMLHAFSAADGQEAWAYVPRITMKKLPALSSTTYATNHQFTTDGSPEVADVYFNGAWHTVLVAGLNAGGRGYYALDITDPRQPRQLWELCADASVCANAVPNMGLSFGNPQFGTWRDGSGAERWVVFLTSGYNNVPGVDGVDTGDGKGYLFIVDIATGAVLKTVSTNSGDTATPSGLAKITAITADPNGDPLVTHIYGGDNDGRMWRFDLTATDGSVGVLKLGDAGAAQPITTRPDVTLCAVEGTTIPERVVLFGTGRLLDVPDTANADVQSLYVVKDSGAYVNLRGAAMEQQTLSTSGTGTNTGSYQITDDAADLRQKSGWYVDWRLNPGERMNIDPKIVSGVANVVTNLPTSSSSCSVGGTSNAYALDVCRGVGVNGRIVGGTLSNTSAAVGFIIVRLPSGEMKMIATTAKGETLTRPIVELDSEGAHPVGWRRVKGD; encoded by the coding sequence ATGATGAACCCGATGACCTACTTCAAGGGCCGACTGGCCGCCCGCCCGCCGTCGCAGTCGCGGCCTGCCCAGCTGCTTCCGCATCTGCTTAAACCCCTGCTCCTGCCGGTGCTGGCATGGCTGCTGGCCTGCGTGTCCGCCCCGGCGCTGGCCGCCACCACCAATATCGCCCAGGTGCCGCTGCTGAACATCGCCGGCACAGGGACCGTCAAGCCGAACCTGATGCTGCTGTTCGATAACTCCGGCTCGATGGACCAGACCTACACGCCGGACTACGTCAACGACAACCTGTGCCGCTCGCGCCTCACGCTGTCGGCCGGCATCACGGCGTGCACCGTGGGCCATCCGCCCTTCATGAGCCCCGACTTCAACCGCCAGTACTACAATCCGCGCATCCGCTACGGCGCGCCGATCCAGTGGGATGGCACGTATTACCCGGACATGACGGCGGCGCAGACGGCCAGCTGGACCAACGTGCCCAGCGATGGCTTCGGCCGCAGCAACACCAACCTGTACGGTTCGTCCGACAGCGCGATCAACCTGATCAGCGAGTTCCCCGACCTGAAGTGGTGCAACAGCAGCGACGAGAGCGACTGCCGCATCAACACCGCCACCTACACCTACCCGGACAACGCCTACTACAACCCGGCCGCCATCAGCGGCGGGCCGTACTACTACAACATCGCCGTGTCCGAGTACTGCCGCGACGAGCGGCTGACCAGCTGCACGTCGGTGGCCGCCGGCGCCGCCGCACCGGACGGCTACCCGGTACCGGCCACGGTGCGCTGGTGCAGCAACCGCGCGCTGACCACCTGCCAGGCCAAGCGCGTGGGCACTTATATCTACCCGAAGTACTCGTCGCCGCCGACCAGTTCCATCGCCCACGGCACCATCACGCTGGGCGCCACGCTGTCGTCGTCGCCGATGCAGATCGCTTCGGTCACGGTCATCAATCCGGCCTCGCCGGATGCGCCGGTCACGATCAGCAACGGCGCCGTCAGCGCGCCGAGCGGCACCAATACCGCCGCGCGGCAGCAGGCGCTGGCCACCCAGGTCGCGGCGAGCATCATCGCGCGCACCGGCCTCGGCATCAATTCCTACTGGGCCTGCGTGCGCACACCCACCGGCTCGTCCACCGTGCCCGCCTGTTCGTCGCTGGGCATCCCGCTCACGTCCGACAACGTGGTGGCGGTGGTGCCCATCGTCTGCGCCGGCGGCGCCAAGTCGCTGACCAACTGCAGCACGATCCGCGAAGACGCCTTCACCAACACGCGGCAGGGCTGGGGCGTGGAAGTGGATGCGCCTTCGGTGCAGACCACGCCGGCCACCACCGGCCAGCCACCCACGGCGCTGTTGCGCATCGGCGGGCGCGGCACCATGCGCAGCACCGGCAGCATCGCCAGCATCAGGCTCGGCAGCACCACGATCACCGGCACCGTGTCGCTGCGCAATATGTCGCCGGCCCAGGTGGCGCTGGCGATCGTGCAGGCGATCAATGCGTCGAGCACCCGAGCCACGCACCGCGCCTACCTGGGCGGCGACGCCACCACCGGTGTCTGCGCCAATGAACCGGCCACCACGGTCTGCGTCGTCAACATCAACGCCACGGCGAACGGCGCTGCGCTGAGCGGCACGGTGTCGGGCGAGAACAACGTCACGTTCAGCACCGTGAACGCCACCAGCATCGTGGAAGGCATTCCCGTCACCACCACGGCGCTGTCGTCGCTGCCGAGTGCGTTCTCGCGGGTGAACATCGTTCCCGGCCGCACTTATCCGAAGGCCGCCTCGCGCAGCGACTGCGTGGCGCAGACCGGGGTCTGCACCTACGACGAGGAAATGACCAACTTCGCCAACTGGTATGCGTACTACAAGAACCGGCTGCAGATGATGAAGACCTCGGTCGGCATCGCGTTCGCCGCCATCAATGCGAACTACCGCGTGGGCTTCGTGCGCCTGTCGCAGGCCGGTGCCGCCCTGTCGATCGACATGAAGCCGGCCGATTTCACGGGCACGGCGCGCAGCACCTGGTATTCCACGCTGTACAACACCACCAGCAGCGGCTCCACGCCGATCCGCACCGCCATGGACAATGTCGGCCGCATGTTCGCCAACCTGGCGCCGTACGACTACGACTCGGGGCAGGAAGTGGTGCAGTTCCCGTGCCAGCAGAACTTCCTGATCCTCACTACCGATGGCTACTGGAACGGCAGTTCGACGGCCAACGTGGTCAACAACGACAACCAGGAAAATGCCGGGCGCTTCTGCACATACGGCCGCGGCTGCGTGGATACGCGCGCCCAGTCGCAGCCTTCGATCTCGGACGTGGCGCTGCACTGGTATAACGGGGGTTCGTCGACGGCGACCGTGTCCCTGCGTCCCGACCTGGAACCGGACATGACGAAGCCCGGCCAGGTGCCGGCCGCCGAGGGCGAGAACACCCACCTGCACATGAACACCTACACGCTGGGCCTGGGCATGGATGGCGTGATGACCTATGAGCCGAACTACGATTCGGCACCGAAGGCGGGCGGCGATTTCTACAACCTGATCACGCGCGTGCAGACCGGCTGCCCGTGGAACAACAACGGCCCGTACGTGTGGCCGAATCCGGACGTGACCAATACCGGCAATACCGTGCAGGAACGGGTCGACGACCTGTGGCATGCCGCCATCAATGGCCACGGCAAGTACTTCAGCGCCAACGAACCGCGCGAGGTGGTCGAGGGCCTGTCGTCCGCGCTGTCGAACATGCAGGTGACGCTGGGCGCCGCGTCGGCCGCCGCCACCTCCACGCCGAACATCTCGCTGCAGGACAACGACATCTTCTCGGACACTTTCACCACCGTGAAGTGGTACGGCGAACTGTCGGACCGGAAGATCGATCCCACCACGGGCGTCGTCAGCAACACCACCGTCTGGACCACCACCGACACGCTCGGCGAGAAGGTGGCCGCGTCCAGCGACACGCGCAGCATCTACATGGCCGGCAGCGGCGCCCTGAAGGCGTTCCGCTACGATGCCATGTCCCCTCAGGAAAAGGCCTGGTTCACCGGGCAGTGCCCGAACCTGCCGCAGTGCACGCTGCTGTCGGTGGCCGACCGGAACATCGTCAACAGCGGCGACCACATGGTGAACTGGCTGCGCGGCCAGCAGCAGCATGCCAACGACCGCATCTTCCGCGCCTACTCGATGAGCAGCGACACGCCGTCGATCCCGATCGTGCTGGGCGATATCGCCTCGTCGAAGCCGGCCTATGTGCGCGACCCGCGCAAGGCCTACACCGGCAACGGCTACCCCGAGTTCCGCGACGCCCAGACGGCGGCGCGCCCAGTGGCCACCGTGTTCACGGCGGCGAACGACGGCATGCTGCACGCGTTCTCCGCCGCGGATGGCCAGGAAGCATGGGCCTACGTCCCGCGCATCACGATGAAGAAGCTGCCGGCGCTGTCGAGCACCACGTACGCCACCAACCACCAGTTCACCACCGACGGCTCGCCCGAAGTGGCCGACGTGTACTTCAACGGCGCCTGGCATACCGTGCTGGTGGCCGGCCTGAACGCGGGCGGCCGCGGCTACTACGCGCTGGACATCACCGACCCGCGCCAGCCGAGGCAGCTGTGGGAACTGTGCGCCGACGCCAGCGTGTGCGCCAACGCCGTACCGAACATGGGCCTGTCGTTCGGCAATCCGCAATTCGGCACGTGGCGCGATGGCTCGGGTGCCGAGCGCTGGGTGGTGTTCCTCACGTCCGGCTACAACAACGTGCCCGGCGTGGACGGTGTCGACACGGGCGACGGCAAGGGCTACCTGTTCATCGTCGACATCGCCACCGGCGCGGTGCTCAAGACGGTGAGCACCAACAGCGGGGATACCGCCACGCCATCGGGCCTGGCGAAGATCACCGCGATCACGGCCGATCCGAACGGCGACCCGCTGGTCACCCACATCTACGGCGGCGACAACGATGGCCGCATGTGGCGCTTCGACCTGACGGCCACCGACGGCAGCGTGGGCGTGCTGAAGCTGGGCGACGCGGGTGCCGCCCAGCCAATCACGACGCGCCCGGACGTCACGCTGTGCGCGGTGGAAGGCACGACGATACCCGAGCGCGTGGTGCTGTTCGGCACCGGCCGCCTGCTCGACGTGCCGGATACCGCCAATGCCGACGTGCAGAGCCTGTACGTGGTGAAGGACTCGGGCGCCTACGTCAACCTGCGCGGCGCCGCGATGGAGCAGCAGACGCTGAGCACCTCCGGTACCGGCACCAACACCGGCTCGTACCAGATCACCGACGACGCGGCCGACCTGCGGCAGAAGAGCGGCTGGTACGTCGACTGGCGCCTGAACCCGGGCGAGCGCATGAACATCGACCCGAAGATCGTCAGCGGCGTGGCCAACGTGGTGACCAACCTGCCCACCTCGTCGTCGTCCTGCTCGGTGGGCGGTACCAGCAACGCCTACGCACTGGACGTGTGCCGCGGTGTCGGCGTCAACGGGCGGATCGTGGGCGGCACGCTGTCGAACACGTCGGCGGCGGTCGGCTTCATCATCGTGCGGCTGCCCAGCGGCGAAATGAAGATGATCGCCACCACCGCCAAGGGCGAAACGCTGACGCGGCCGATCGTCGAACTCGATTCCGAAGGCGCCCATCCGGTCGGCTGGCGGCGCGTGAAGGGGGACTGA
- a CDS encoding glycosyltransferase, with protein MKIGLQTWGSHGDVRPFLALAEGLQRSGHEVILVITCVDSDAYARHVSPSGVDIRMVASPVLGPEDAGKIGATVFNTRDPMRQMAKILRLAFAPVEDRMFAAAERLCEECDVVIGHFFMHPLRAAAQRAGRPYASVMLSHGGIPSACDHPMRSRGGAQWANRLLWWITRLAVNRALLADTNRLRARAGVPPVRDMIDEVWLSPQLTLVAVSPVIAVQQPDWPPGVQLSGFLDMPNIAVEGSVAPELAGFLAAGEPPVYMTLGSWMPADTGWQRETLELLGEAARLAGCRAIIQSADAAACGFTSSDRLLYVRAAPHHAVFPRCSAVLHHGGAGTTQSAILAGKPSVVVPHISEQEHWGRELRRLGIAGTPVHRRKATAAGLAKLIRQALDTPAMTQAAIEAGNAMRREDGVAAAVELVDRVFGHAEARAAAR; from the coding sequence ATGAAGATCGGCTTGCAAACCTGGGGCAGCCACGGCGACGTGCGCCCATTCCTGGCATTGGCGGAGGGCCTGCAGCGTAGCGGGCATGAGGTCATCCTCGTCATCACCTGCGTGGACAGCGATGCCTATGCGCGCCATGTCTCGCCCTCGGGCGTGGATATCCGCATGGTGGCGTCGCCGGTGCTGGGGCCCGAAGATGCGGGAAAGATCGGCGCCACCGTGTTCAACACGCGCGACCCGATGCGGCAGATGGCCAAGATCCTGCGCCTGGCCTTCGCGCCCGTCGAGGACCGCATGTTCGCGGCGGCGGAGCGGCTGTGCGAGGAGTGCGACGTGGTGATCGGCCATTTCTTCATGCATCCGCTGCGGGCCGCGGCACAGCGTGCCGGGCGCCCTTATGCCAGCGTGATGCTGTCGCACGGCGGCATCCCCAGCGCCTGCGACCATCCGATGCGTTCGCGCGGCGGCGCGCAGTGGGCCAACCGGCTGCTCTGGTGGATCACGCGGCTGGCGGTCAACCGCGCGCTGCTGGCCGATACCAACCGCCTGCGCGCCCGGGCGGGCGTGCCGCCGGTGCGCGACATGATCGACGAGGTGTGGCTGTCGCCGCAGTTGACGCTGGTCGCGGTGAGCCCGGTCATCGCCGTCCAGCAGCCCGACTGGCCGCCCGGCGTGCAACTGAGCGGGTTCCTCGACATGCCCAATATCGCTGTCGAAGGCAGCGTGGCGCCGGAACTGGCCGGCTTCCTCGCCGCGGGCGAGCCGCCGGTCTACATGACGCTGGGCAGCTGGATGCCGGCCGATACCGGCTGGCAGCGCGAGACGCTGGAGCTGCTCGGCGAAGCGGCGCGGCTGGCCGGCTGCCGGGCGATCATCCAGAGCGCCGACGCGGCGGCCTGCGGCTTCACGTCGTCGGATCGCTTGCTCTACGTTCGCGCAGCACCGCACCACGCCGTCTTCCCGCGCTGCAGCGCCGTGCTGCACCATGGCGGCGCCGGCACCACGCAATCGGCCATCCTCGCCGGCAAGCCATCGGTGGTGGTGCCGCACATCAGCGAACAGGAACACTGGGGCCGCGAGCTGCGGCGGCTGGGCATCGCCGGCACGCCCGTGCACCGGCGCAAGGCCACCGCGGCCGGGCTGGCGAAGCTGATCCGCCAGGCGCTCGACACGCCGGCCATGACGCAGGCTGCCATCGAAGCCGGAAACGCCATGCGGCGGGAGGATGGCGTGGCCGCCGCGGTCGAGCTGGTCGACCGCGTGTTCGGCCACGCGGAAGCGCGCGCCGCGGCGCGCTAG